DNA sequence from the Prolixibacter sp. SD074 genome:
AAGATCACTTGCAACAGGAACTGGATAACATCCGGGAAGCAGGCTTGTACAAAAGCGAGCGCATTATTGTTTCACCACAGAGTGCGGTTATCCACCTTGAAGATGGCAAAGAAGTTCTGAACTTTTGTGCCAACAATTACCTCGGCCTGTCAAACCACCCACAGTTGATCGAAGCGGCCAAAGAGGCGCTCGACAGTCACGGTTTTGGGATGTCATCCGTTCGGTTTATCTGCGGCACCACCGATTTGCACAAAGTGCTGGAGCGGAAGATTGCCGAATTTTTCGGTACCGGGGACACCATCCTCTACGCCGCTGCATTCGATGCCAACGGTGGAGTATTTGAGCCGCTTCTCACTGATGAGGATGCCATTATCTCTGATTCGTTGAACCATGCCTCCATCATCGACGGCGTGCGTTTATGTAAGGCACAGCGCTTCCGTTACCAAAATGCCGACATGGCGGATCTGGAAGAGCAGCTAAAAGCAGCTCAGAAGGCCCGTTTCCGTGTCATCGTTACTGACGGTGTATTTTCGATGGATGGCAACGTAGCTCCAATGGATAAAATCAACAAACTGGCCGAAAAATATGATGCCATGGTGATGGTCGACGAATGCCACTCGGCCGGTGTAGTGGGCAAAACCGGTCGCGGCGTTACCGAGTTGTTCAACCTTCGCGGGAAAGTGGATATCATTACCGGGACATTGGGTAAAGCCTTTGGCGGAGCCATTGGTGGTTTTACTACCGGGAAAAAAGAAATCATTGAGCTGCTGCGCCAACGTTCGCGTCCGTATCTGTTCTCCAATTCGCTGCCGCCGGTAGTTGTTAATGCGGGAATCCGGATGTTCGATATGATGGCTGAAACCACCGAACTACAGGATAAACTGCATGAAAATACCGAATACTTCATGGGTAAAATGCAGGCAGCAGGTTTTGATATCAAGCCCAGCAAATCAGCCATCTGTGCTGTAATGCTGTACGATGCCAAATTGTCGCAGGAGTTTGCTGCCAAATTACTGGACGAAGGCATTTATGTCATCGGGTTCTATTATCCGGTTGTCCCGAAAGGCGAAGCGCGTATTCGCGTTCAGTTGTCAGCAGCTCACGATCGGGCGCATCTCGACAAAGCCATTACTGCTTTTACCAAAATTGGAAAAGAGCTGAACGTGTTGAAATAAAACACCATTCCATATAAACACGAAAGGCTGCCCGTTATGGACAGCCTTTTCTGTATGTCTTAAATTTCCAAACCGATTGATCATTTTTTTCTCACGGTGATGTATTTAACAACCAGCTTGGAAACGAAATGAGTTAATACCGTAAATATGACCAAACCGCCTACCATTCCTAATTGCCAGTATTTCATTTTGTCATCGAGCAAATCAGCCGATTGCGAAAACAGGTAACCAGCAATCCCGATAACAGCAATCCAGATAATGGTTCCCGGAATGTCCGCACGCAAAAAGGTTTTCACATTAATGCGGGCCGCATGCAGACGCAACAAAGTGGGCCGGTGCATTCCGTATAAAAATTTAGAACCTACAATACTTAGTATCGGCTTTCGCCGGATAAAG
Encoded proteins:
- the kbl gene encoding glycine C-acetyltransferase, yielding MYGKIKDHLQQELDNIREAGLYKSERIIVSPQSAVIHLEDGKEVLNFCANNYLGLSNHPQLIEAAKEALDSHGFGMSSVRFICGTTDLHKVLERKIAEFFGTGDTILYAAAFDANGGVFEPLLTDEDAIISDSLNHASIIDGVRLCKAQRFRYQNADMADLEEQLKAAQKARFRVIVTDGVFSMDGNVAPMDKINKLAEKYDAMVMVDECHSAGVVGKTGRGVTELFNLRGKVDIITGTLGKAFGGAIGGFTTGKKEIIELLRQRSRPYLFSNSLPPVVVNAGIRMFDMMAETTELQDKLHENTEYFMGKMQAAGFDIKPSKSAICAVMLYDAKLSQEFAAKLLDEGIYVIGFYYPVVPKGEARIRVQLSAAHDRAHLDKAITAFTKIGKELNVLK
- a CDS encoding DedA family protein is translated as MDAILTQQLHIWTPLIYVILFVGLLIEGESILFAAFFLVNQQELQLFYTIVVAIAGVLTGDLLWYYGGKLLMRVPFVQRLSERMPKTIDHFIRRKPILSIVGSKFLYGMHRPTLLRLHAARINVKTFLRADIPGTIIWIAVIGIAGYLFSQSADLLDDKMKYWQLGMVGGLVIFTVLTHFVSKLVVKYITVRKK